The genomic region taaaaataatgtatttttaattcaaTTTTGAACATCTTTTCATTCATTGTAAAAGATTCCACAaaacacatttatattCCCAGCTCACATTTAAgattctaatattttttacaccTTTGGTGATATGGATGTTTACAATCGCATTTTTGAAGAATTAATATGTTATGGGTATTTAAAATCTTCTATAAGATCTGGGTTTTTACAGCTATAGAGTCGTATCTCACATTTGAAAATGTATTCCATAATTATAGATCGAATACTAATTTCGTTCATTCCTTTAAATgtagtaattttaataaagtaAGATTAAAAAGTGTTATAAACACCCCTGTATCATATGAAAAGGCAAGAAATTATGCACTTTTTGCAGAGGTAACGGAAACCGAAGTAAGGCCTGAAATATTACGGAAAACTTCGGTAATTGATTTGGATTATCTAGGTCACTTAACAGGAGATTTGATTAGATATTCAAAGTCAGtggataaaaataaaccCGAAATATGCTACGAACAACTGAAGAATATCTTCGGAAAATTTTCACACGTGATTTCAGAACTTTTCACCGAACCAGTTGAAGTAGATTACCAAAGTAAACTTGAACAAATAAGACAAGAATTTGGAGAAAAAATAGATAAAATCGAACCTCACCACCTTTTGAAAATCAATCCAACTGAATATCGTAATAACACAACAACTTTTGCCTACGAGTACTTAGTTGATTATGATCCACTCAATTCAGAAAAAGTACCCAGAGTTTTTAGGAGAGATTTGAGGACAGACGTACCAAAAATACTAAGAAAAAGACTGtcatatattataaatttctttTCAAAAACATTGGGACTATTTTTTGTAACATTTTACCAGTCTAACTTGCCAATCTCAGAGCTGTATAAAGAGAGTACTACATTAGGGCTGGAATCAACACCTCAGCTTTTAGAAGGGATAACCTTGTTACACCTTACCGATAATTATTATGGAACTGATTTAAGAAAGAAAATTGATAAGTCGttagaattatttgaatACTCGAGCATTGTTAAACAGGGGAGAAACAAAAGCTTCTCCCTTATTATTAACCATTTTTTTCAGAACAAAGACTATGAATCGATTTTTTAcgtaataaaatatataactaataacCTAGATAAGAAGTTGAATGGGCTTTACTTGGTGCAATTTCTAGTATCGCTGGCGCACAAATTCAAATCCTTAAAAGGTGATAGTAACAATGACAAATTTACCCACAATATCCCTTTGAACAATTCAGTTTCTGAAAATGAAGAGGGTTTAGATGAACGAAAGAGGTTTAAAAAGATGATGTTTTCTGAGTTGAAGCAGTGGATCAAACAATCACTTGAGTTGTATGAAAAGTGTAACTTACACCCTTTTAACATGATTTATGAGTTTGCAGAAATCCTTGAGAGGAATTATAGAGATTTAGTTCCTGGATTGTTCAGAATAGTTACAGTAAGTTCATCAGGCGATTCCGCAGTCCCACACGGCCTCTGTGACCTTTGCAACACTAAAATTAACTTCCAGGATATTTCAGACCCTGACAGGTTTGAGATATTCTCGAACATGCTCAAGACGATATTCAACACCACAGTGAAGGAGTTTTTCCCGCTCTTCAATTTCTACAAGTTTCTGCTCAGAGGCACAGTCAGAGGAAAACCATACACCTGCATCATTGACGGACAAAACGTTGGCTTTTACAAGAACAATTGCTGGGTCTTGGATTGGAATAAGCTCTTAGACGCGTTCTATTTCTTTGAATCAGCAGGCGAGAACCCGCTCATCGTGTTGCCATTCAGAATCTACAACAAACTTATGGCTCACTTGGAGAAAATGGATAAACCAAGTTTTGATTTGTTTGACATCCTTAATGAAAACAAATCCATATATCTcactaataattattccTATGACGAT from Theileria annulata chromosome 1, complete sequence, *** SEQUENCING IN PROGRESS *** harbors:
- a CDS encoding uncharacterized protein (Tap821d03.p1c.C.cand.22 - score = 45.64), with protein sequence MLWVFKIFYKIWVFTAIESYLTFENVFHNYRSNTNFVHSFKCSNFNKVRLKSVINTPVSYEKARNYALFAEVTETEVRPEILRKTSVIDLDYLGHLTGDLIRYSKSVDKNKPEICYEQLKNIFGKFSHVISELFTEPVEVDYQSKLEQIRQEFGEKIDKIEPHHLLKINPTEYRNNTTTFAYEYLVDYDPLNSEKVPRVFRRDLRTDVPKILRKRLSYIINFFSKTLGLFFVTFYQSNLPISELYKESTTLGLESTPQLLEGITLLHLTDNYYGTDLRKKIDKSLELFEYSSIVKQGRNKSFSLIINHFFQNKDYESIFYVIKYITNNLDKKLNGLYLVQFLVSLAHKFKSLKGDSNNDKFTHNIPLNNSVSENEEGLDERKRFKKMMFSELKQWIKQSLELYEKCNLHPFNMIYEFAEILERNYRDLVPGLFRIVTVSSSGDSAVPHGLCDLCNTKINFQDISDPDRFEIFSNMLKTIFNTTVKEFFPLFNFYKFLLRGTVRGKPYTCIIDGQNVGFYKNNCWVLDWNKLLDAFYFFESAGENPLIVLPFRIYNKLMAHLEKMDKPSFDLFDILNENKSIYLTNNYSYDDNYFLLAGIVKFTEDEIKLFDHFINQTSVDESYYASIEYCLSKIKNDQFKKSDKNTIIVTNDRLSNLLIEDVNTEVLNTWKNYSLINFTAFNPKGRLTMGRRINYTFSVVSDNDKFHIPIGYDRIFTNSNEIHKFELGLNIPSGTSNFSGSSRSPETGKISIKFLNQEETPNKNWIRDNQHLLFDSTNLTPNPVTTDNDTFKERGSSYHPYGSTDNDFKHSNDRYRNVFCEIYHNSPEIVEQMFIPNSKSKWLCIDLSRIDSLIENL